In Amycolatopsis coloradensis, one genomic interval encodes:
- a CDS encoding cation-transporting P-type ATPase — protein MTGSAMVREGAGLTSDEAATALRRDGPNTLPTAKHRNPVLTLAGQMVHFFALMLWAAAGLALLAGMPALSIAIVVVVVLNGAFSFAQEYRADRAAERLRDLLPVRATVRRDGRAVVVDAADLVVGDVVLLEAGDRVCADGELAECGLLSVDESMLTGESRPVRPEVGGTVFAGTYVTEGHGVAIVTATGARSRLAGISAVTASAVRPKSPLATQLHRVVRIVALTAVAVGCVFFAAALGLGRAGTESFLLAIGVTVALVPEGLLPTVTLSLARAAQKMAGRDALVRRLESVETLGATTFICTDKTGTLTRNEMSVVQVWTPSGTVEVDGTGYRPVGELTGSPAAVRAAATLADSAARCSPDAHAVEEANGWRPVGDPMEVALHVLAARAGVTGAPPPARRRPFDPRRRRSSVADVDGLHVSGAPDTVLPLCAEVSGADEAVAAFSRAGLRVLAVAHHTEPAAKEEQGGLTLLGLVGLEDPPRPDVSAAIASCRRAGIRLAMVTGDHPGTAAAIAAEVGLLGPDRLVLEGKDLPADDEALGRLLDVDGVVVARVAPEEKLRIAKVLQARGHVVAMTGDGVNDGPALRTADIGVAMGASGSDVAREAADLVLLDDHFGTIVAAVELGRATFVNIRRFLTYHLTDNVAELTPFVVWALAGGQIPLAITVLQVLALDIGTDLLPAVALGAEPPNRRTMEGPAKGGSLIDGRLARRAFGVLGPAEAMASMAAFLVVLLGGGWWFGEVPDTALLATASGTAFTAIVLGQLANAFACRSESRWIGRIGVRGNPLLWFAIAFELAMLAAFLLMPPLPGLLGGTVPSPLGWVLAFATVPVVLLADTVHKAVRARS, from the coding sequence ACCGAATACCTTGCCCACCGCGAAACATCGGAACCCGGTGTTGACGCTCGCGGGTCAGATGGTCCACTTCTTCGCGTTGATGCTGTGGGCGGCGGCGGGGCTGGCGCTGCTCGCCGGGATGCCGGCGCTGTCGATCGCGATCGTCGTGGTCGTGGTGCTCAACGGTGCGTTCTCGTTCGCCCAGGAGTACCGGGCGGACCGTGCCGCGGAGCGGTTGCGGGATCTGCTGCCGGTGCGCGCGACGGTGCGCCGGGATGGGCGTGCGGTCGTCGTGGACGCGGCGGACCTGGTCGTGGGCGACGTGGTCCTGCTCGAGGCCGGGGACCGCGTGTGCGCAGACGGCGAACTCGCCGAATGCGGCCTGCTCTCGGTGGACGAATCCATGCTGACCGGCGAGAGCAGACCCGTGCGGCCGGAGGTCGGCGGAACCGTTTTCGCCGGTACGTATGTCACCGAAGGGCACGGCGTCGCGATCGTGACGGCCACCGGCGCCCGCTCCCGCCTCGCCGGAATCTCGGCGGTGACCGCGAGCGCGGTGCGGCCTAAGAGTCCTTTGGCCACGCAGTTGCACCGTGTGGTGCGGATCGTCGCCCTGACCGCGGTCGCGGTCGGCTGCGTGTTCTTCGCCGCCGCCCTCGGTCTCGGCCGCGCGGGAACGGAAAGCTTCCTGCTCGCGATCGGCGTGACGGTCGCGCTCGTCCCGGAGGGACTGCTGCCGACCGTGACGCTGTCGCTGGCGCGGGCGGCGCAGAAGATGGCGGGCCGCGACGCCCTGGTACGCCGGCTCGAATCCGTGGAGACGCTGGGGGCGACCACGTTCATCTGCACCGACAAGACCGGCACACTGACCCGAAACGAAATGTCCGTGGTCCAAGTGTGGACGCCGTCCGGGACCGTCGAGGTCGACGGTACGGGGTACCGGCCGGTCGGCGAGCTGACCGGCTCGCCGGCGGCGGTACGGGCGGCGGCGACACTCGCGGATTCCGCGGCGCGGTGCTCTCCGGACGCGCACGCCGTCGAAGAGGCGAACGGGTGGCGGCCGGTCGGCGACCCGATGGAGGTGGCGCTGCACGTCCTCGCCGCACGTGCCGGAGTCACCGGCGCTCCGCCGCCGGCCCGACGGCGGCCGTTCGATCCGCGCCGGCGCCGGTCATCGGTCGCGGACGTCGACGGCCTCCATGTCTCGGGCGCGCCGGACACCGTCCTGCCACTGTGCGCGGAGGTTTCCGGAGCGGACGAAGCCGTTGCCGCGTTCAGCAGGGCGGGCCTGCGGGTGCTCGCGGTGGCGCACCACACCGAACCGGCAGCGAAAGAAGAGCAGGGCGGACTGACGCTGCTCGGCCTCGTCGGGCTGGAGGACCCGCCCCGGCCCGACGTCAGCGCCGCGATCGCGTCCTGCCGTCGTGCCGGGATCCGGCTGGCGATGGTGACGGGCGACCATCCGGGGACGGCCGCGGCCATCGCCGCGGAAGTCGGGCTGCTCGGGCCGGACCGGCTCGTCTTGGAGGGCAAGGACCTGCCGGCCGACGACGAGGCGCTCGGCAGGCTGCTCGACGTCGACGGCGTGGTGGTCGCCAGGGTCGCCCCGGAGGAGAAGCTCCGGATCGCGAAGGTCCTCCAGGCCCGAGGACACGTCGTGGCGATGACCGGCGACGGCGTCAACGACGGACCGGCCTTGCGCACAGCGGACATCGGTGTCGCGATGGGGGCGTCAGGCAGTGACGTCGCCAGGGAAGCGGCCGACCTGGTCCTCCTCGACGATCATTTCGGCACCATCGTGGCCGCCGTGGAACTCGGGCGCGCGACGTTCGTGAACATCCGGCGCTTTCTCACCTACCACCTGACCGACAACGTCGCCGAGCTCACGCCGTTCGTCGTGTGGGCGCTCGCGGGAGGGCAGATCCCACTGGCCATCACGGTCCTGCAGGTACTGGCGCTCGACATCGGCACCGATCTCCTTCCCGCGGTCGCGCTCGGCGCGGAGCCGCCGAACCGGCGCACGATGGAGGGGCCCGCGAAGGGCGGTTCCCTGATCGACGGCAGGTTGGCGCGCCGCGCCTTCGGAGTGCTCGGCCCGGCCGAGGCGATGGCGTCGATGGCGGCGTTCTTGGTGGTCCTCCTCGGCGGCGGGTGGTGGTTCGGCGAGGTCCCGGACACCGCGCTCCTCGCGACCGCGTCCGGTACCGCCTTCACCGCGATCGTGCTCGGCCAGCTCGCGAACGCCTTCGCCTGCCGGAGCGAGTCACGCTGGATCGGCAGGATCGGAGTGCGGGGAAATCCGCTGCTGTGGTTCGCGATCGC